From Methanobacterium congolense, one genomic window encodes:
- a CDS encoding Eco57I restriction-modification methylase domain-containing protein, which translates to MEAPAEIIELVDKFERNLEAYKNSSYKEEQLKQEFINPFFKALGWDVDNTAGAAPQYRDVIFEDSIKISGGTRAPDYCFTLAGRKMFFVEAKKPSVNIDKDIKPSYQLRRYAWSAKLPLSILTDFEELAVYDSRTTPKKTDRASTGRIKYLTYKDYVDQWDFLYNTFSRDAVFKGDYDKYAESTKKKKGTTLVDDEFLSEIETWRELLAKEIALRNSDLTVEELNYSVQQIIDRIIFLRMAEDRGAEKYGQLQKLLDKQEIYQELCRIWKAADEKYNSGLFHFKEEKGQNSLPDTLTPQLKIKDGTFKQIIKNLYYPDSPYEFSVLSPEILGNVYEQFLGKVIRLTKGHQAKVEEKPEVKKAGGVFYTPQYIVEYIVENTIGQLCKDKTPQKVSELRILDPACGSGSFLLGAYNYLLNWHLIYYSNLKDKNRLKDQIYKGKNDEWHLTIKEKKRILLNNIYGLDIDHQAVEVTKLSLLLKVLEGENKDLLEAQQKLYKERALPNLDDNIKCGNTLIGPEIYDETNFVLTSEDIKRINTFDWETEFREVMKQGGFDAVIGNPPYIRIQAMKEWAPFEVEFYKRNYVSASKGNYDVYVVFVERGLVLLNENGKLGFILPHKFFNAKYGQSLRSLIAEGNNINKIVHFGHEQIFDNATTYTNLLFLTKSVNKSFKFIKIEDLDKWRSSGKCIEGEIDLKKVSSDEWNFIVGKEGELFEKLSEIPTKLGELARIFQGLVTGSDKTFIFEILGIEGQFIKVRDINGLEWVLEQEILKPFIKDVSISTFEYPIPQHCIIFPYDIEGKAELIPSEIMNKKYPNTWKYLKKFKDILRNRERGKWNHERWYAFGRTQNLTQMEEPKIIIQVISKTGKYGYDDSGIYFTGGGNGPYYGIRFLKEDSPYSLHYLQGILSSKVLDFYLHKISSPFRGGYWSYGKRFIEKLPIRNIDFDKQEDVVLHDKMVDLVKQMLQLHKDIDIARTPQNKELIQRQIDATDKHIDKLVYELYGLTEDEIKIIEDAM; encoded by the coding sequence ATGGAAGCCCCCGCAGAAATAATCGAATTAGTAGATAAGTTTGAAAGAAACCTAGAAGCTTATAAAAACTCAAGTTACAAGGAAGAACAACTAAAACAAGAGTTCATCAATCCTTTTTTTAAAGCTCTAGGTTGGGATGTAGACAATACAGCAGGAGCAGCCCCACAATATCGAGATGTTATTTTTGAAGATTCAATCAAGATCTCCGGAGGTACAAGAGCACCCGATTACTGTTTTACGCTTGCAGGTAGGAAGATGTTCTTTGTAGAGGCCAAAAAGCCATCCGTAAATATAGACAAAGATATAAAACCATCTTATCAGCTCCGGCGATATGCGTGGAGTGCAAAACTGCCATTATCTATTCTAACCGATTTTGAAGAGCTTGCTGTTTATGATTCTCGGACCACTCCGAAGAAAACTGACCGAGCAAGTACTGGTAGAATAAAGTATTTGACCTACAAGGATTATGTGGACCAATGGGATTTTTTATATAATACGTTCTCTAGGGATGCAGTATTTAAGGGAGACTATGATAAGTACGCAGAATCCACTAAGAAGAAGAAGGGCACAACACTTGTAGATGACGAATTTCTATCAGAAATAGAAACTTGGAGAGAATTGTTAGCCAAAGAAATTGCCCTCAGAAACTCAGACTTAACCGTCGAAGAGTTAAACTATTCGGTACAACAAATAATTGACAGAATCATTTTTTTACGTATGGCTGAAGATAGGGGAGCCGAAAAATACGGACAGTTACAGAAACTCTTGGACAAACAAGAGATATATCAAGAATTATGCAGAATATGGAAGGCCGCAGACGAAAAATATAACTCAGGCCTATTCCACTTCAAGGAGGAAAAAGGACAGAATAGTCTCCCTGATACATTGACCCCACAGTTAAAAATCAAAGATGGCACATTCAAACAAATAATAAAGAATTTGTACTATCCCGATAGTCCTTATGAGTTTTCAGTACTATCACCTGAGATCCTTGGAAATGTATATGAACAGTTTCTGGGAAAAGTTATCAGACTAACAAAGGGTCACCAGGCCAAAGTCGAAGAAAAACCAGAAGTTAAAAAGGCGGGCGGAGTATTTTACACACCACAATACATAGTAGAATATATCGTAGAAAACACCATTGGTCAGTTATGCAAAGATAAAACGCCCCAAAAAGTTTCTGAACTTCGTATTTTAGACCCTGCCTGTGGATCCGGATCATTCTTACTTGGAGCTTACAACTACCTTTTAAACTGGCATTTAATATACTATTCTAATCTTAAAGATAAAAATCGCCTAAAAGACCAGATATATAAAGGAAAAAATGATGAATGGCACCTTACAATAAAAGAAAAAAAACGAATTTTACTAAACAACATTTACGGACTAGACATTGACCACCAAGCTGTCGAAGTAACTAAACTAAGTCTTCTATTAAAAGTCTTAGAAGGAGAAAACAAAGACTTACTAGAAGCCCAACAAAAACTTTACAAAGAAAGAGCATTACCAAACCTAGATGATAATATAAAATGTGGTAACACTTTAATAGGGCCAGAAATATATGATGAAACGAATTTCGTACTAACATCCGAAGACATTAAAAGAATTAACACATTTGATTGGGAGACAGAGTTTAGAGAAGTGATGAAACAAGGAGGTTTTGATGCAGTCATAGGAAATCCTCCTTATATTCGTATTCAGGCTATGAAAGAATGGGCTCCTTTTGAAGTTGAATTTTATAAGAGGAATTACGTTTCTGCTAGTAAGGGGAATTATGATGTCTATGTTGTTTTTGTTGAAAGGGGACTAGTTTTACTAAATGAAAATGGCAAATTAGGATTCATTCTACCACATAAATTTTTTAATGCTAAATATGGTCAATCATTACGCTCATTAATTGCAGAGGGAAACAATATAAATAAAATTGTGCATTTTGGTCATGAACAAATATTTGATAATGCTACCACTTATACAAATCTTTTATTCTTAACTAAATCCGTTAATAAGAGCTTTAAATTCATAAAAATTGAGGATTTAGATAAATGGCGAAGTTCTGGAAAGTGTATAGAAGGAGAAATAGATTTGAAGAAAGTTTCTAGTGATGAATGGAATTTTATTGTTGGAAAAGAAGGAGAGTTATTTGAAAAATTGAGTGAAATACCAACAAAACTAGGAGAATTAGCTAGAATTTTCCAAGGTTTAGTTACCGGTTCAGATAAGACCTTTATTTTTGAAATTTTAGGTATAGAAGGTCAATTTATAAAAGTAAGAGATATTAATGGATTGGAATGGGTTTTAGAGCAAGAAATCTTAAAACCTTTCATTAAAGATGTCAGTATCTCAACATTTGAATATCCTATACCACAACATTGTATTATATTTCCATATGATATTGAAGGCAAAGCAGAGTTGATTCCAAGCGAAATCATGAATAAAAAATATCCAAATACTTGGAAATATTTGAAAAAATTCAAAGATATTTTGAGAAATCGGGAGCGAGGAAAATGGAATCATGAAAGATGGTATGCATTTGGTAGAACTCAAAATTTAACTCAGATGGAAGAACCAAAAATTATCATCCAAGTAATCTCAAAAACAGGTAAATATGGTTACGATGATTCAGGAATATACTTTACTGGCGGAGGTAATGGTCCGTATTATGGAATCCGGTTTTTAAAAGAGGACAGTCCTTATTCATTACATTATTTACAAGGAATATTGAGTTCTAAGGTATTGGATTTTTATTTGCACAAGATAAGCAGCCCATTTCGTGGTGGCTATTGGTCTTATGGTAAACGCTTTATTGAAAAGTTACCAATTCGTAATATAGACTTTGATAAACAGGAAGATGTTGTTCTTCATGATAAAATGGTAGATTTAGTAAAACAAATGTTACAACTCCATAAAGACATTGATATAGCCAGAACTCCACAAAATAAGGAATTAATTCAGCGACAGATAGATGCAACTGATAAGCATATAGATAAGTTGGTTTATGAATTGTATGGGTTGACAGAAGATGAAATAAAGATTATTGAAGATGCTATGTAA
- a CDS encoding AbiTii domain-containing protein, with protein MNSIVLELQKEAIDSDIDISNLLRKTFLIAKKLEINELEHWVNLELNGYGEKDDKPDYRTIHGTLKFLNPYTATGYAEYNIEDEKIHELASTRHLSNSIIELEDLYKKSSTTINIEIDPRARQVFKKFFREDIVPDVLSVSVSQIKRLIDSVRNKVLEWSIKLQDDGILGENLNFTPEEKKIANEHNITYNTIIYGSEVQLGTGNIQNISKSDLGEIIELLTTIKRDLHDLELDFNNENELNVGIKTIESQLESKNPNKSIINEALDSIRTILEGCASSAIAPSLIFGISKLIGL; from the coding sequence ATGAATTCTATTGTTTTAGAACTACAAAAAGAAGCTATCGATTCAGATATTGACATTTCAAACTTATTAAGAAAAACATTTTTAATAGCTAAAAAATTAGAAATTAATGAATTAGAACACTGGGTTAATCTGGAATTAAATGGTTATGGGGAAAAAGATGATAAACCAGACTATAGGACAATTCATGGCACTTTAAAATTTTTAAATCCTTATACTGCTACAGGATATGCCGAGTATAACATTGAAGATGAAAAAATACATGAACTAGCATCAACTCGTCATTTATCAAACTCCATAATTGAATTGGAAGATCTTTATAAAAAATCTAGTACAACGATAAATATTGAGATAGACCCTAGAGCGAGGCAAGTCTTTAAAAAATTTTTTAGGGAAGATATTGTCCCTGATGTATTATCCGTATCGGTGTCTCAAATAAAAAGGCTAATTGATTCTGTAAGGAACAAAGTATTAGAATGGTCCATAAAATTACAAGATGATGGTATTTTAGGAGAAAACTTAAATTTTACTCCTGAAGAGAAAAAAATTGCAAATGAACATAATATAACTTATAACACTATAATTTATGGTTCGGAAGTTCAATTAGGAACTGGGAATATTCAGAATATCAGTAAATCTGATTTAGGGGAGATTATTGAATTATTGACTACTATTAAACGAGATTTACATGATTTAGAGTTAGATTTCAATAATGAAAATGAGTTAAATGTAGGAATTAAAACAATTGAATCACAATTAGAATCTAAAAATCCTAATAAGAGCATTATTAACGAAGCATTAGATTCAATAAGAACTATTTTAGAAGGCTGTGCTAGTAGTGCAATTGCTCCGTCTTTAATATTTGGAATATCAAAACTCATAGGATTGTAA
- a CDS encoding sensor histidine kinase, translating to MLKDDNNVKLAYEKEKKVASERAKQFEESEISSDVTQTDEFLQAVQNRSWLNLTLRYVLSILVVMVSFGLYFVLTALFGPGLPTYILFYPAIIIVAMLAGLGPGLLATIISVMLAVIWIIPPVGQFTIKTPIEEIGVVLFTSFGILISSVAELYRRNRNKAAAYDKEKALRETQREKEFLADILEHASQPFAIGYPDGRMGLLNHAFEQLTGYTTEELHNIDWSTTLTPTEWREMENQKLDELNRTGQPTRYEKEYIRKDGSRVPIELLVSIQLDVEGNPEFYYSFITDISERKKTEKIIETTMNELEHSNKELEQFAYITSHDLREPLRMITSFLQLLERRYKDQLDEDANEFIGFAVDGAKRLDAMTNDLLQYSKITSEKRELKPVNFEDVLQEALLNLKVPIEESNAVITHDPLPTIKGDEHLKVQLFQNIIGNAIKYRSQETPKIHISTKKEKNQYLFSFKDNGIGMSSEHLERIFTIFQRLHTHYEYEGTGIGLAIAQKIVHQQGGQIWVESELGKGSTFYFSIPTQNANN from the coding sequence ATGCTAAAAGATGATAATAACGTTAAATTGGCCTATGAAAAAGAGAAGAAAGTGGCATCGGAACGAGCAAAACAATTTGAAGAGTCTGAAATTTCAAGCGATGTTACACAAACTGATGAATTTCTGCAGGCTGTTCAGAACCGTTCCTGGCTGAATTTGACGTTGAGATACGTTTTATCAATTCTTGTTGTAATGGTATCATTCGGGCTATACTTTGTATTGACAGCATTGTTTGGCCCGGGACTACCAACATATATCTTGTTTTATCCTGCTATCATAATCGTAGCTATGCTAGCTGGTTTAGGGCCTGGTTTACTTGCCACAATTATATCTGTAATGTTAGCAGTAATCTGGATTATACCACCGGTGGGACAATTTACAATCAAAACACCTATAGAAGAGATCGGAGTTGTACTTTTTACTAGTTTTGGAATATTGATAAGTAGCGTAGCAGAACTATATCGTAGAAATCGAAACAAAGCAGCTGCATATGATAAAGAAAAAGCCCTGCGTGAAACACAACGAGAGAAAGAATTCTTAGCCGATATACTCGAACATGCCTCCCAACCTTTTGCTATAGGTTATCCTGACGGACGAATGGGACTACTCAACCACGCCTTTGAGCAACTCACTGGCTACACAACAGAAGAGCTTCATAACATTGACTGGTCAACTACCCTCACACCAACAGAGTGGAGGGAGATGGAAAATCAGAAATTAGACGAACTCAATCGCACGGGCCAGCCCACCCGTTACGAAAAGGAATACATTCGAAAGGACGGTTCCCGAGTACCAATCGAGTTGCTGGTCAGCATACAATTAGATGTGGAAGGAAATCCTGAATTTTATTATTCATTTATCACAGATATTTCTGAGCGTAAAAAAACAGAAAAAATAATTGAAACAACGATGAATGAATTAGAACATTCAAACAAAGAACTGGAACAGTTCGCATATATAACCTCTCATGACCTTCGAGAACCGTTGAGGATGATAACAAGCTTCTTACAATTATTAGAGAGGCGATATAAAGATCAGTTGGATGAAGATGCTAATGAATTTATAGGGTTTGCAGTTGATGGGGCTAAAAGATTAGATGCTATGACAAATGATCTTTTACAATATTCTAAAATAACCAGTGAAAAAAGAGAATTGAAACCTGTAAATTTTGAAGACGTCTTGCAAGAAGCTTTATTAAACTTGAAAGTACCAATAGAAGAAAGTAATGCTGTCATTACTCATGATCCGTTACCCACTATCAAAGGGGACGAACACTTAAAGGTGCAATTATTCCAAAACATTATAGGAAACGCCATTAAATATCGAAGTCAAGAAACTCCAAAAATTCACATATCTACAAAGAAAGAAAAAAATCAATACCTCTTTAGTTTTAAAGATAATGGAATTGGAATGTCATCTGAACACTTAGAAAGAATATTTACCATATTTCAAAGACTTCATACACATTACGAGTATGAAGGAACTGGAATAGGACTCGCAATTGCACAAAAAATTGTACATCAACAAGGTGGACAGATCTGGGTTGAATCAGAACTGGGGAAAGGCTCAACATTCTACTTCTCCATACCCACTCAAAATGCTAACAATTAG
- a CDS encoding DUF11 domain-containing protein encodes METKNKHSILKIPLLLLVGVVLFSFGVSAVSAAGTSNNSTIYVSTQGNDTWDGLNATYNGTSGPKKTITNATGTVVANGTVHVAQGTYNETGIIITKNMTIIGETQDNTIINGKQTGTPIFNILTGINVTLINLTLKNSTSINYGGAIVNYGTLIINNCTFYNNTATEGGAICNYFDSNLTVNNSKFTDNIGNVDSGAIVSVGTLTVTNSTFTGNSAPIGGAITTNTILIVTNSAFYNNTAQYGGAILEYGNLTVTNSTFMGNTATINGGAIGHYGVDSTVVLHFNRIVANSPNTSQIHSEYIVMDATLNWWGSNLDPSVYVSKGTGGIVNVTSWLVLNITADPTSILNGVNSTVTVDLLHDNTGTYHDPVNGHVPDGIPVTFTSTNGNLSTTSTTLINGQATILLTANRAGASNINATVDNQTVTQLLTVNPASYLYLNTTSSKSNPTAGETFMLTYKLSNNGPDNATNVTMSFQIPSGLEFVNASVDNGTWTYNPVNRTITWNLTNVAVGDPYLYLTVRALGTGSYTITPTITSETFNQNNDPLTPFSISVQAQNNSNGNTVNAASTTKTVPMQKTGMPIAGLMLAILAVLGGIFTPRKK; translated from the coding sequence ATGGAAACCAAAAATAAACATTCAATCCTTAAAATTCCTTTGTTGTTATTGGTTGGTGTGGTATTGTTTTCTTTTGGTGTTAGTGCTGTAAGTGCAGCTGGTACATCAAATAATTCCACAATCTATGTGAGCACACAAGGAAATGACACATGGGACGGATTAAATGCCACGTACAATGGTACAAGCGGGCCAAAAAAGACCATAACAAATGCCACAGGCACAGTAGTCGCAAATGGAACGGTTCACGTAGCACAGGGAACCTACAATGAAACTGGAATAATTATAACTAAGAACATGACAATAATAGGTGAAACCCAGGACAATACTATAATCAATGGAAAACAAACAGGAACCCCAATATTCAATATATTAACTGGAATTAACGTTACACTAATCAATTTAACTCTGAAAAACAGTACTTCAATCAATTATGGTGGAGCTATTGTCAATTATGGAACTTTGATTATAAACAACTGCACATTCTACAACAACACCGCAACAGAGGGTGGAGCCATCTGTAACTATTTTGATAGTAATTTAACTGTGAATAACAGCAAATTCACAGATAACATTGGAAATGTTGATAGTGGGGCTATCGTGAGTGTTGGAACTTTAACTGTGACTAACAGTACATTCACAGGCAACAGTGCACCTATAGGTGGAGCTATCACAACGAATACTATTTTAATAGTAACTAACAGTGCATTCTACAACAACACCGCACAATATGGTGGTGCCATATTGGAGTATGGAAATTTAACTGTAACTAACAGTACATTCATGGGCAACACAGCAACTATTAATGGTGGTGCTATTGGGCATTATGGTGTTGATTCTACGGTTGTTCTTCATTTCAACAGGATCGTTGCAAACAGTCCGAATACCAGTCAGATACACAGCGAATATATTGTAATGGATGCTACACTCAACTGGTGGGGTTCAAACCTTGATCCATCAGTTTATGTGTCTAAAGGTACTGGTGGTATTGTTAATGTAACATCTTGGTTGGTTTTGAATATCACAGCGGATCCTACCAGTATATTGAATGGTGTTAATTCTACTGTAACTGTTGATTTACTACATGACAACACTGGAACTTACCATGATCCAGTTAATGGTCATGTGCCGGATGGAATTCCAGTAACTTTCACATCAACCAATGGAAATCTAAGTACAACATCGACCACATTAATTAACGGTCAAGCAACAATTTTACTCACAGCAAATCGTGCTGGTGCCTCAAATATTAATGCAACAGTTGACAACCAAACAGTTACACAATTGTTAACAGTGAATCCAGCATCATACCTGTACTTGAACACTACAAGTTCAAAGAGTAACCCAACTGCAGGTGAAACATTCATGTTAACCTACAAACTCAGTAACAACGGCCCAGACAACGCAACCAATGTTACAATGTCTTTTCAGATACCATCTGGTTTGGAATTTGTAAATGCAAGTGTTGATAATGGAACATGGACCTACAACCCAGTAAATAGAACAATAACTTGGAACCTAACCAATGTGGCTGTGGGAGATCCTTATCTTTACCTCACAGTGAGGGCATTAGGAACTGGAAGCTACACAATTACACCAACGATAACCTCAGAGACATTCAACCAAAACAATGACCCACTAACGCCGTTCAGCATCAGCGTACAAGCACAGAACAACTCTAATGGCAATACAGTGAACGCTGCATCAACAACAAAAACCGTACCAATGCAAAAAACAGGAATGCCTATAGCAGGACTAATGTTGGCTATTCTAGCTGTTCTTGGAGGAATATTCACACCAAGGAAGAAATAA